Proteins from a single region of Oryza brachyantha chromosome 6, ObraRS2, whole genome shotgun sequence:
- the LOC102718846 gene encoding NADH dehydrogenase [ubiquinone] 1 beta subcomplex subunit 9, which translates to MATTAGFLARRAAQKERVRLLYRRALRDTLNWAVHRHLFYQDASDLRDKFEANRHVDNPDVIDRLIDDAEAQYRNFQHPDPYIVPWAPGGSKFTRNPPPPKGIEIIYNYGKED; encoded by the exons atggcgacgacggcgggattcctggcgcggcgggcggcgcagAAGGAGCGGGTGCGGCTGCTCTACCGCCGCGCCCTCAGGGACACCCTCAACTGGGCCGTCCACCGCCACCTCTTCTACCAGGAC GCGTCGGATCTCAGGGACAAGTTCGAGGCCAACAGACATGTG GATAATCCGGACGTGATCGATAGGCTTATTGATGACGCCGAAGCGCAGTACAGGAATTTCCAGCATCCCGATCCCTACATCG TCCCATGGGCTCCTGGTGGCAGTAAATTCACAAGGAACCCTCCTCCACCTAAAGGG ATTGAGATTATCTACAACTATGGAAAAGAAGACTGA